The Chanodichthys erythropterus isolate Z2021 chromosome 12, ASM2448905v1, whole genome shotgun sequence genome contains a region encoding:
- the mcf2la gene encoding guanine nucleotide exchange factor DBS isoform X8: protein MQQESSPLCAADISPDLRKQFAFLSGGRGQNGSPIIIFPEYPAFGELEEQEFHNVLTYLTSIPSLSSTGVGFILVIDRRQDRWASVKGTLLRIAGSFPGNLQLVLVLRPTTLFQRTISDILFKFNKDEFKMKVPVIMLSSVTELHSYIDRTQLTQELGGTQEYCHEKWISHRTAIEGFALMVKKTAQTLQSFGTELAETELPNDVEATSNLLTIHTEKKDKMKEDLRIALCQGGRLLESINEPLVKDPDYTMNQDELENLATVQRLLGQLDETETAFDDFWDKHQTKLEQCLQLRHFEQDFREVRAHLDLVYDRLLGFSDVGISPAHAEHILKELTNHEERACEVLDRALSLACDADQLIEASHYAVDSILPKCSELRAVCEETSAVLKAKKAHLLKAMELHQCLEKATKWCDDGIYLLASQPVDKCQSQDGAESALQEIERYLDTANQYKLTDLSSIWREYESVLTQDFRDQVDRVFQKQLSMQEMFEKRRVSLKKLAAKQTRPVQPVAPRPEAIIKTPISSPAHREKSIEGDIINGNCRKGEMHLQNDGSRHPSVSDEEENFAVLRRHVMNELLETERAYVEELLCVLEGYAAEMDNPAMSHLIPNTLLHKKDILFGNMPEIYQFHKKTFLRELETYTDYPELVGRCFLERMTDLQIYEKYCQNKPRSESLWRQCSDCAFFQECQKKLEHKLGLDSYLLKPVQRITKYQLLLKELLKYSKGCDGEDDLQEALSSILGILKAVNDSMHLIAITGYEGNLCDLGRLMMQGSFSVWTEHKKGHAKVKDLARFKPMQRHLFLHEKALLFCKKREENGEGYEKAPSYSFKHSLNMSAVGITENAKGDNKKFEIWCNSREEVYIVQAPTPEIKTAWVNEIRKVLTGQLKACRALVSIREHLTDPNNLNEARQQKGSDQNSPITPTSTSLTLSPFKTNPKTLKKGEEKKTEPTTVDPSTAALLKNNDKVKDETVTSPNTERAAVAKKRFTLQGFSNLKSQKGSSPPSPDHKTKRHEIKSDPTPFGFRDAGPHITLTRVRWMSTSSLLQTKRRGFTKASLSMDASEENDGYSSAEDPMNSDPEDEGGKKLSPGKYVVVADHDKSGPQELTVKSGDTVELVKEGDDGRWFVRNLRSNKEGWVPAANLLTLIRESKSSQSLSSSEGSGSGNLSTSSSCSETYTSFSDIKA from the exons GGCTCTTTCCCAGGCAACCTGCAGCTGGTGCTGGTATTGAGACCCACAACACTCTTCCAGCGGACAATCTCAGACATCTTATTTAAGTTTAACAAGGATGAGTTTAAAATGAAGGTGCCG GTGATCATGCTCAGCTCTGTGACTGAGCTCCACAGTTACATCGACCGCACACAGCTCACACAGGAACTGGGCGGCACGCAGGAGTACTGCCACGAGAAATGGATTTCACACCGCACC GCCATTGAAGGTTTTGCTCTGATGGTGAAGAAAACAGCACAGACTCTCCAATCTTTCGGGACGGAGCTGGCAGAGACAGAACTGCCCAATGATGTTGAGGCCACGTCCAACCTTCTAACCATCCACACAGAGAAAAAAGACAAGATGAAG gaggACTTGAGGATCGCTCTCTGTCAGGGAGGACGTTTGCTGGAGAGCATCAATGAGCCGCTGGTGAAAGATCCAGATTACACCATGAACCAGGATGAACTGGAGAACCTGGCTACTGttcagag GTTGCTTGGTCAGTTAGATGAGACGGAAACAGCATTTGATGATTTTTGGGATAAACATCAGACCAAGCTAGAGCAATGTCTGCAACTGCGGCATTTTGAGCAGGACTTCAGGGAG GTTAGAGCTCATTTAGATCTGGTGTATGACAGACTATTAGGCTTCTCAGACGTAGGAATAAGCCCCGCCCACGCTGAACATATCCTGAAAGAGCTGACCAATCATGAAGAGAGAGCTTGT GAGGTGTTGGACCGGGCTCTGTCTCTAGCGTGTGATGCAGATCAGCTGATTGAAGCGTCTCATTACGCTGTGGACTCCATCCTTCCCAAATGCTCTGAGCTGCGGGCTGTGTGTGAGGAGACCAGCGCTGTCCTGAAGGCCAAGAAAGCTCATCTTCTCAAAGCCATGGAGCTACACCAGTGTCTAGAGAAG GCCACTAAATGGTGTGATGATGGGATCTACCTGCTGGCGTCTCAGCCTGTAGATAAGTGTCAATCACAGGATGGGGCGGAGTCAGCGCTGCAGGAGATCGAGCGTTACCTGGATACAGCCAATCAGTACAAGCTGACAGATTTGAGTTCAATTTGGAGGGAATATGAGTCAGTGCTCACTCAAGACTTCAGg GATCAGGTGGATAGAGTGTTTCAGAAGCAGCTGTCCATGCAGGAAATGTTCGAGAAGAGGAGGGTCAGTCTTAAGAAGTTAGCTGCCAAACAGACACGACCCGTGCAGCCCGTTGCCCCACGTCCTGAGGCCATCATCAAAACACCCATCTCGTCTCCAG CTCATAGGGAGAAGTCTATAGAGGGTGATATCATCAATGGAAACTGCAGAAAA GGAGAGATGCACTTACAGAACGACGGCAGCAGACACCCGTCTGTCTCTGATGAAGAGGAGAACTTTGCAGTGCTTAGACG GCATGTGATGAACGAGCTGTTGGAGACGGAGAGAGCTTATGTGGAGGAGCTGCTGTGTGTGCTGGAG GGTTATGCAGCAGAAATGGACAATCCTGCCATGTCTCATCTCATCCCCAACACGCTGCTTCACAAGAAGGACATCCTCTTTGGCAACATGCCTGAGATATACCAGTTCCACAAGAA GACTTTTCTTCGTGAACTGGAGACGTACACAGACTATCCTGAGCTTGTGGGCCGGTGTTTCTTAGAGAGA ATGACGGATCTGCAGATATATGAGAAGTACTGTCAGAACAAGCCTCGTTCCGAGTCCCTGTGGAGACAGTGCTCTGACTGCGCTTTCTTCCAG GAGTGCCAGAAGAAACTGGAGCATAAGCTTGGTTTGGACTCATACCTGCTCAAGCCTGTGCAGAGAATAACCAAATACCAGCTTTTACTGAAG GAACTGTTGAAGTACAGTAAAGGCTGCGATGGTGAGGATGACCTGCAGGAGGCGCTCTCATCTATTCTAGGTATCCTGAAAGCTGTGAATGACTCCATGCACCTTATCGCCATCACTGGATATGAG GGCAACCTCTGTGATCTAGGCCGCCTGATGATGCAAGGGTCGTTCAGCGTGTGGACGGAGCATAAGAAGGGTCACGCGAAGGTGAAAGACCTGGCACGCTTCAAGCCCATGCAGAGACACCTGTTCCTGCATGAGAAAGCTCTGCTCTTCTGTAAGAAACGAGAGGAGAATGGAGAAGGTTATGAGAAAGCCCCATCATACAGCTTCAAACACTCACTCAAT ATGAGTGCTGTAGGGATTACTGAAAATGCAAAAGGAGACAACAAAAAGTTTGAGATTTGGTGTAATTCTCGAGAGGAGGTGTATATAGTACAG GCGCCGACACCAGAAATCAAAACGGCATGGGTGAACGAGATCCGTAAGGTTTTAACTGGGCAACTAAAGGCCTGCAGAG ctttggtgagcataagagaacatcttaccgaccccaacaATTTGAATG AGGCGAGGCAGCAGAAGGGCTCAGATCAGAACTCTCCGATAACTCCCACCAGCACCAGTCTAACCCTGAGCCCCTTCAAGACCAACCCAAAGACCCTCAAGAAGGGAGAAGAGAAGAAAACCGAACCCACAACAGTAGATCCCAGTACAGCCGCCTTACTCAAAAATAATGACAAGGTCAAAG ACGAGACTGTCACCAGTCCCAACACTGAGAGAGCTGCAGTGGCTAAAAAACGTTTTACACTGCAGGGCTTCAGTAACCTCAAGAGTCAAAAAG GATCTTCCCCCCCTAGTCCTGATCACAAAACTAAAAGACATGAGATTAAGAGTGATCCTACACCGTTTGGCTTCAGAG ACGCAGGTCCCCACATCACTCTTACCCGAGTGAGATGGATGAGCACTTCTAGTCTGTTGCAGACTAAAAGGAGAG GCTTCACCAAGGCATCGCTGTCTATGGATGCGTCTGAGGAGAACGACGGTTACTCGAGCGCAGAGGACCCCATGAACTCTGATCCTGAGGATGAGGGAGGGAAGAAGCTG tCTCCAGGCAAGTATGTGGTAGTCGCTGACCATGATAAAAGCGGACCACAGGAGCTGACGGTTAAGAGTGGAGACACGGTGGAGCTGGTGAAAGAGGGAGACGATGGACGCTG gtTTGTACGTAACCTGCGGAGCAATAAGGAGGGCTGGGTCCCTGCTGCAAACCTGCTCACTCTCATCAGAGAATCCAAATCTTCGCAATCTCTCTCCAGCTCAG AAGGCAGTGGGTCTGGAAACCTCAGCACATCGTCCAGCTGCAGCGAAACCTACACAAGCTTCTCAGACATCAAAGCCTGA